One window from the genome of Enterobacteriaceae bacterium Kacie_13 encodes:
- a CDS encoding bifunctional phosphoribosyl-AMP cyclohydrolase/phosphoribosyl-ATP diphosphatase HisIE has protein sequence MSTQESKTSLLTGEQISQLDWVKVDNLMPAIIQHAVSGEVLMLGYMNQEALNVTQSSGKVTFWSRTKERLWTKGETSENYLNVVSITPDCDNDTLLVLAHPVGPTCHKGNNSCFHPAETDWAFLYQLEELLASRKTADPDSSYTAKLYASGTKRIAQKVGEEGVEVALAATVNDRFELKNEASDLVYHLLVLLQDQDLNLSAVIENLRQRHKK, from the coding sequence GTGAGTACTCAAGAATCAAAAACCAGTCTTCTGACCGGTGAACAAATCAGCCAGCTCGACTGGGTGAAAGTCGATAACCTGATGCCAGCGATTATCCAGCATGCTGTATCCGGCGAAGTTCTGATGCTCGGATATATGAACCAGGAAGCGCTAAACGTCACACAATCTTCTGGCAAAGTGACCTTCTGGTCCCGCACCAAAGAACGCTTGTGGACCAAAGGCGAAACGTCAGAAAACTATCTGAACGTGGTCAGCATCACCCCGGATTGCGATAACGATACGTTACTGGTGCTTGCACATCCTGTTGGCCCAACCTGCCATAAAGGTAACAACAGCTGTTTCCACCCTGCCGAAACCGACTGGGCCTTCCTGTATCAGCTCGAAGAACTGCTCGCGTCGCGCAAAACGGCCGATCCTGATAGCTCTTACACAGCGAAACTCTATGCCAGCGGCACCAAGCGTATTGCGCAGAAAGTCGGAGAAGAAGGCGTTGAAGTTGCGCTGGCGGCTACCGTCAACGATCGCTTTGAACTGAAGAATGAAGCCTCAGATTTGGTATATCATCTGCTGGTACTGCTGCAGGATCAGGATCTCAACCTGAGCGCAGTGATTGAGAATCTGCGTCAGCGTCATAAGAAGTAA
- the gndA gene encoding NADP-dependent phosphogluconate dehydrogenase, which yields MSKQQIGVVGMAVMGRNLALNIESRGYSVSIFNRSGDKTDEVIAENPGKNLVPHYTVEEFVDSLEKPRRILLMVKAGEATDKTIASLTPHLDKGDILIDGGNTYYKDTIRRNRELSEQGFNFIGTGVSGGEEGALKGPSIMPGGQKEAYALVAPILEKIAARTDDGDACVAYIGADGAGHYVKMVHNGIEYGDMQLIAEAYSLLKQSLNLNNEELASTFADWNKGELNSYLIDITKDIFTKKDEEGKYLVDVILDEAANKGTGKWTSQSSLDLGEPLTLITESVFARYLSSLKDQRVAASKVLSGPAVKPFEGDKAEFIEKVRRALYLGKIVSYAQGFSQLKASSDENNWDLNYGEIAKIFRAGCIIRAQFLQKITDAYAENASIANLLLAPYFKNIADEYQQALRDVVSYAVQNGIPTPTFSAAINYYDSYRSAVLPANLIQAQRDYFGAHTYKRTDKEGVFHTEWLD from the coding sequence ATGTCCAAACAACAGATCGGCGTTGTCGGTATGGCGGTCATGGGCCGTAACCTCGCGCTTAACATTGAAAGCCGTGGTTATTCCGTTTCCATTTTTAACCGTTCTGGCGACAAGACTGATGAAGTCATCGCAGAAAACCCAGGTAAAAATTTGGTTCCGCACTACACCGTCGAAGAGTTTGTTGACTCGCTGGAAAAACCGCGTCGTATCTTGCTGATGGTGAAAGCCGGTGAAGCAACTGACAAAACCATCGCGTCCTTGACTCCGCACCTGGATAAAGGCGACATCCTCATCGATGGCGGCAATACCTATTATAAAGATACCATTCGCCGTAACCGCGAACTGTCCGAGCAGGGCTTTAACTTCATCGGTACCGGTGTATCCGGCGGTGAAGAGGGCGCACTGAAAGGTCCATCCATCATGCCTGGCGGACAGAAAGAAGCGTATGCTCTGGTTGCTCCAATCCTTGAGAAAATCGCAGCCCGTACTGATGATGGCGATGCTTGTGTTGCTTACATCGGAGCTGATGGTGCAGGTCACTACGTTAAGATGGTTCACAATGGCATCGAATACGGTGACATGCAGCTGATTGCTGAAGCCTATTCATTGCTCAAACAGTCTCTGAACCTGAACAACGAAGAGCTGGCGTCCACCTTCGCAGATTGGAACAAAGGCGAGTTGAACAGCTATCTGATCGACATCACCAAAGATATCTTCACCAAGAAAGATGAAGAAGGTAAATATCTGGTAGATGTGATTCTGGATGAAGCAGCGAACAAAGGTACCGGTAAATGGACCAGCCAGAGCTCTCTGGATCTCGGCGAGCCACTGACGCTGATCACTGAGTCTGTCTTTGCCCGTTACCTGTCTTCTTTGAAAGATCAACGTGTCGCAGCATCTAAGGTGCTTTCTGGCCCAGCTGTTAAACCTTTCGAAGGCGATAAAGCAGAATTCATCGAGAAAGTACGTCGCGCTCTTTATCTGGGCAAAATCGTTTCTTATGCTCAGGGCTTCTCACAGTTGAAAGCGTCCTCTGACGAAAACAACTGGGATCTGAACTACGGCGAAATCGCGAAGATTTTCCGTGCCGGTTGTATCATCCGCGCTCAGTTCCTGCAGAAAATTACCGATGCTTATGCGGAAAACGCATCTATCGCTAACCTACTGCTGGCTCCGTATTTCAAAAATATTGCTGATGAATACCAGCAAGCGCTGCGTGACGTGGTGTCTTATGCTGTTCAGAACGGTATTCCTACGCCAACCTTCTCCGCTGCTATCAACTACTATGACAGCTACCGTTCAGCGGTTCTGCCAGCTAACCTGATCCAGGCACAGCGTGATTACTTCGGTGCACATACTTACAAACGCACTGATAAAGAAGGCGTATTCCACACCGAATGGTTGGATTAA
- the wzzB gene encoding LPS O-antigen chain length determinant protein WzzB, which yields MNQNNNSMAKNQLNKSSDEIDLMDLVVQLWRGKWLVLSFAIIAIIIAIIYIFVAKEKWTSEAIVTYPDSGQIANYNNAMSVLYSQNPANAPTVVDVQQRFFGRFNSAISALSEQLANQANPEKLTIAPAVKDQPVPLKISYTAVTAGEAQKTLTTYIQQINTRSVTELDNDLQISINSKIEDLKEDLATKEKVAQEKKNKRLEILNQALVVAQQSNIKNTVVQQAETLSEDTLFVLGSDALTSIIKNEATRPLPLDEAYYNARQTLLAISALKSKPDSTYSLRYVMKPNLPIHRDSPKKGVILVLATLIGLILGSAVVLGRNAIKNYSH from the coding sequence ATGAATCAAAACAATAATAGTATGGCTAAAAATCAGCTCAATAAATCATCTGATGAAATTGATTTAATGGATCTCGTTGTACAGTTATGGCGTGGGAAATGGCTGGTTTTATCTTTTGCCATAATCGCTATTATCATCGCAATTATTTATATCTTTGTTGCCAAAGAAAAATGGACTTCTGAGGCGATAGTGACCTATCCCGACTCAGGGCAAATCGCTAACTATAACAATGCGATGAGCGTTCTTTACAGCCAGAATCCCGCTAATGCGCCAACGGTTGTTGATGTTCAGCAGCGGTTTTTTGGACGTTTTAACTCCGCTATTTCGGCTTTGTCTGAGCAACTCGCTAATCAGGCTAATCCGGAAAAGTTGACTATTGCTCCTGCCGTAAAAGATCAGCCCGTGCCGCTTAAAATTAGTTATACCGCCGTAACTGCAGGTGAAGCACAAAAAACGCTCACTACCTACATCCAGCAGATTAATACGCGTTCTGTAACCGAACTGGATAACGACTTACAAATTAGTATTAACTCCAAAATCGAGGATCTGAAAGAGGATTTAGCAACTAAGGAAAAAGTTGCTCAGGAGAAAAAAAATAAGCGTTTGGAAATTCTCAATCAGGCTTTAGTCGTTGCACAACAATCTAATATTAAAAATACGGTTGTACAGCAGGCAGAGACGTTGTCAGAAGATACGTTATTTGTTCTGGGGAGTGATGCACTTACTTCCATTATCAAGAATGAAGCTACACGTCCATTACCTCTGGATGAGGCTTACTACAATGCTCGCCAGACACTCTTAGCGATCAGTGCATTGAAGTCTAAACCTGATTCAACGTATTCATTGCGTTATGTGATGAAACCTAATCTGCCAATCCACCGCGACAGTCCGAAGAAGGGTGTTATCTTAGTACTGGCGACCCTGATCGGCTTAATTCTGGGGTCGGCTGTGGTATTAGGCCGTAACGCCATCAAAAATTATTCCCATTGA